The Streptomyces showdoensis region GACAACGACGACTCGGCCGACGACGGCAACGGCCACGGCACCCACGTCGCGGGAACCATCGCCGGCACCTCCCACGGTGTCGCCAAGAAGGCCAAGATCGTCGCCGTGCGGGTCCTCGACGACAACGGCTCCGGCACCACGGAGCAGGTCGTGGCGGGCATCGACTGGGTGACGCAGAACCACTCCGGCCCCTCGGTCGCCAACATGAGCCTCGGCGGCGGCGCCGACGAGGCGCTCGACGCGGCGGTGCAGCGTGCCATCGCCTCCGGCGTGACCTTCGCGGTCGCCGCCGGAAACGAGTCCTCCGACGCCGGTCAGGGCTCGCCCGCGCGGGTGCCCGAGGCGATCACCGTGGCGTCCAGCACGAAGGACGACGAGCAGTCGGACTTCTCGAACTTCGGTGCGGTGGTGGACCTGTACGCCCCCGGCTCGGACATCACGTCGGACTGGAACGACAGCGACGCCGGCGTCAAGACGATCTCCGGCACGTCCATGGCCACGCCGCACGTGACGGGGGCTGCAGCCCTCTATCTGGCGGCCCACCCGTCGGCGACGCCCGCCGAAACGGCCACCGCGCTGACCGGGGCGGCGACGGCTGACGCCATCAAGAACCCCTCCTCC contains the following coding sequences:
- a CDS encoding S8 family peptidase, whose protein sequence is MATHKRSHGLRNTVIATGVAGAAAAALFAGNLAGAAAPAEGTVYGLGAPGAVDGSFVVILDASANKAELAKKYGGTLQRAYGSKVNGFSASGLTVQEAKRLAADPAVDTVVQNKRFSIKETQEKPPSWGLDRIDQTETAGDEKYTYPDGGGEGVTAYVIDTGVRISHQDFGGRAASGFDAVDNDDSADDGNGHGTHVAGTIAGTSHGVAKKAKIVAVRVLDDNGSGTTEQVVAGIDWVTQNHSGPSVANMSLGGGADEALDAAVQRAIASGVTFAVAAGNESSDAGQGSPARVPEAITVASSTKDDEQSDFSNFGAVVDLYAPGSDITSDWNDSDAGVKTISGTSMATPHVTGAAALYLAAHPSATPAETATALTGAATADAIKNPSSGTANKLLKVVP